From the genome of Lysobacterales bacterium, one region includes:
- a CDS encoding ferredoxin--NADP reductase: MALSAFIQETILDVRHWTDSYFSFTCSRDDGFRFDNGQFVMIGLEVDGRPLMRAYSIASPNWEEQLEFFSIKVPDGPLTSRLQHIRPGDTLLLSRKPTGTLLISDVHPGGTLYLLATGTGLAPFLAIVRDPATYERFDTVVLTHGVREARDLAYRDWIENELPRHPYLGEEIAAKLRYYPAVSRQPFTHQGRLTELMASGRMQSDLGLPPLDPARDRAMICGSPAMLADFRSLLDERGFSASQKIGQAGHYVFERAFVER; encoded by the coding sequence ATGGCCCTATCCGCCTTCATCCAGGAGACGATCCTGGACGTCCGCCACTGGACCGACAGCTATTTCAGCTTCACCTGCAGCCGCGACGACGGCTTCCGGTTCGACAACGGCCAGTTCGTCATGATCGGCCTTGAGGTCGACGGCCGGCCGCTGATGCGCGCCTATTCGATCGCCAGCCCGAACTGGGAAGAGCAGCTCGAGTTCTTCTCCATCAAGGTGCCCGACGGCCCGCTCACGTCGCGGCTGCAGCACATCCGGCCCGGCGACACGCTACTGCTCAGCCGCAAGCCGACCGGCACCCTGCTGATCTCCGATGTCCATCCTGGCGGCACCCTCTACCTGCTGGCGACCGGCACCGGGCTGGCACCGTTCCTGGCGATCGTCCGGGACCCGGCGACCTACGAGCGCTTCGACACCGTGGTGCTCACTCACGGCGTGCGCGAGGCACGCGACCTCGCATACCGCGACTGGATCGAGAACGAGCTGCCGCGTCATCCCTACCTGGGCGAGGAGATCGCCGCCAAGCTACGCTACTACCCCGCGGTCAGCCGCCAGCCGTTCACGCACCAGGGACGGTTGACCGAGCTCATGGCCAGCGGGCGGATGCAGAGCGACCTCGGCCTGCCGCCCCTGGACCCGGCGCGCGACCGGGCGATGATCTGCGGCAGCCCCGCAATGCTGGCCGATTTCCGCAGCCTGCTCGACGAACGGGGCTTCAGCGCCTCGCAGAAGATCGGCCAGGCCGGGCACTACGTGTTCGAGCGCGCCTTCGTCGAGCGCTGA
- a CDS encoding TatD family hydrolase: MPLLFDSHCHLDVAEFNADRDAVLARARAAGVCLQLLPAIDAAGWPALRDLCAATPGLHPAFGLHPLFMDRHRPAHLKALRDWLQRERPVAVGECGLDFWTGNDDAPAQMALFEGQLRLAREFDLPVVLHARKALDAVIAALRRTGGLRGVVHSFSGSPQQARQLWDLGFHLGIGGPVTYPRARRLRALVADMPANWLLLETDSPDQPPCGCQGRRNEPARLAQVVLEVAMLRNEPPDALAATTTANACRLFGLPVPDQA, translated from the coding sequence ATGCCGCTGTTGTTCGACAGCCATTGCCATCTGGATGTCGCCGAGTTCAACGCGGACCGCGATGCGGTGCTGGCACGGGCGCGCGCCGCGGGCGTGTGTCTTCAGCTGCTGCCGGCCATCGACGCGGCCGGCTGGCCGGCACTTCGCGACCTGTGCGCGGCGACCCCCGGCCTGCATCCGGCCTTTGGCCTGCACCCCCTGTTCATGGACCGGCACCGGCCGGCGCATCTCAAAGCGCTGCGCGACTGGCTGCAGCGCGAGCGGCCGGTGGCCGTGGGCGAATGCGGACTTGACTTCTGGACCGGCAATGACGACGCGCCGGCGCAGATGGCACTGTTCGAGGGCCAGTTGCGGCTGGCGCGCGAGTTCGACCTGCCGGTCGTTCTGCATGCCCGCAAGGCCCTGGACGCAGTGATCGCCGCGCTGCGCCGCACCGGCGGCCTGCGCGGCGTGGTGCACAGTTTTTCCGGCAGTCCGCAGCAGGCCCGGCAGTTGTGGGATCTGGGCTTCCACCTCGGCATCGGAGGTCCGGTCACTTACCCGCGTGCACGCCGCCTGCGGGCGCTGGTGGCCGACATGCCGGCGAACTGGCTGCTGCTGGAAACCGACAGCCCGGACCAGCCGCCGTGCGGTTGCCAGGGGCGCCGCAACGAGCCGGCGCGGCTTGCACAGGTGGTGCTCGAAGTGGCGATGCTTCGCAACGAACCACCGGATGCACTGGCCGCCACAACCACGGCAAACGCCTGTCGCCTGTTCGGGCTGCCGGTACCGGATCAGGCTTGA
- a CDS encoding FMN-binding glutamate synthase family protein, whose amino-acid sequence MRGLVIGRYLALPLSVALSVLGTWLALRGGGWGWWLLAALGLSLLAVGLRDLSQAPRAILRNYPVFGRLRYLFEHFRPEIRQYLIEGDNDEVPFSRQQRALVYQRAKSQIDTRPFGTQQDVYGDDYEWINHSLAPAGIEGHDFRITIGPSCSQPYSASVFNISAMSFGSLSAAAILALNEGARRGGFYHDTGEGSISRHHRVHGGDLVWEIGSGYFGCRTADGRFDPARFAAQAADPQVKMIELKLSQGAKPGQGGILPGAKVTAEIAEARGVPEGVDCLSPARHSAFESPIGLLEFVARLRELSGGKPTGFKLAIGHPWEWFAIAKAMVQTGLRPDFIVVDGGEGGTGAAPLEFTDHVGVPMREGLMLVHNTLVGLGLRERIHVAAAGKIITGFDLARALALGADWCNAARGFMFALGCIQSQTCHTGKCPTGVATQDPLRQRGLVVADKAERVQRFHAQTLSALKSLLAAAGLSHPDELGPEHIIRRVSPFQVRSMALNYRWVEPGALLDGIPEHAVFKRFWPLARPDTFAPGQRLGVGFAAGR is encoded by the coding sequence ATGCGGGGACTGGTGATCGGACGCTACCTGGCGCTGCCGCTCAGCGTCGCGCTGTCGGTGCTGGGCACCTGGCTGGCGCTGCGCGGCGGCGGCTGGGGCTGGTGGCTGCTGGCGGCATTGGGCTTGTCCCTGCTGGCCGTGGGTCTGCGCGACCTGAGCCAGGCACCGCGGGCGATCCTGCGCAATTACCCGGTGTTCGGCAGGCTGCGCTACCTGTTCGAGCATTTCCGTCCAGAAATCCGCCAGTACCTGATCGAGGGCGACAACGACGAGGTGCCGTTTTCACGGCAGCAACGCGCCCTGGTCTACCAGCGTGCCAAGAGCCAGATCGACACCCGGCCGTTCGGCACCCAGCAGGACGTCTACGGCGACGACTACGAGTGGATCAATCACTCGCTGGCCCCGGCCGGCATCGAAGGCCACGACTTCCGCATCACCATCGGTCCGTCCTGTTCGCAGCCCTATTCGGCGAGCGTGTTCAACATCTCGGCGATGAGCTTCGGCTCGTTGTCGGCGGCAGCGATCCTGGCGCTCAACGAGGGCGCCCGGCGCGGCGGCTTCTACCACGACACCGGTGAGGGCTCGATCTCGCGCCACCACCGCGTGCACGGCGGCGACCTGGTCTGGGAGATCGGCTCGGGCTACTTCGGCTGCCGCACGGCCGATGGCCGCTTCGATCCGGCGCGATTCGCCGCGCAGGCCGCCGACCCGCAGGTGAAGATGATCGAACTCAAGCTGAGCCAGGGCGCCAAGCCCGGCCAGGGCGGCATCCTGCCCGGCGCCAAGGTGACCGCCGAGATCGCCGAGGCGCGCGGCGTGCCGGAGGGCGTCGACTGCCTGTCGCCGGCCCGGCACAGCGCGTTCGAGTCGCCGATCGGCCTGCTCGAGTTCGTCGCCCGGCTGCGCGAGCTGTCCGGCGGCAAGCCGACCGGGTTCAAGCTGGCCATCGGCCATCCCTGGGAATGGTTCGCGATCGCCAAGGCGATGGTGCAGACCGGCCTGCGCCCCGACTTCATCGTCGTCGACGGTGGCGAGGGCGGCACCGGTGCCGCGCCGCTGGAATTCACCGACCATGTCGGCGTGCCGATGCGCGAGGGCCTGATGCTGGTCCACAACACCCTGGTCGGCCTCGGGCTGCGCGAGCGCATCCATGTCGCCGCCGCGGGCAAGATCATCACCGGCTTCGACCTGGCGCGCGCGCTGGCGCTCGGCGCCGACTGGTGCAACGCGGCGCGCGGCTTCATGTTCGCGCTCGGCTGCATACAGTCGCAGACCTGCCACACCGGCAAGTGTCCGACCGGGGTCGCCACCCAGGACCCGCTGCGCCAGCGCGGCCTGGTGGTGGCCGACAAGGCCGAGCGCGTGCAACGCTTCCACGCCCAGACCCTGAGTGCGCTGAAGTCCCTCCTGGCGGCCGCCGGCCTGAGCCATCCGGACGAACTGGGCCCCGAGCACATCATCCGCCGCGTTTCGCCTTTCCAGGTGCGCTCCATGGCGCTCAACTACCGCTGGGTGGAGCCCGGTGCCCTGCTCGATGGCATCCCCGAGCACGCAGTGTTCAAGCGATTCTGGCCGCTTGCGCGTCCGGACACCTTCGCGCCGGGGCAGCGGCTGGGTGTCGGGTTCGCCGCCGGGCGTTGA
- a CDS encoding phosphoribosyltransferase, which yields MPTPIAQALPFSDRIDAAEQLARALSAHRGRHPLVMAIPRGAVPMARVIADRLDGQLDVVLVRKIGAPGNPEFAVGAIDESGWLYVTPHAGRVGADQDYLRRESSRQLALIRERRARYTPGRGPVDARGRDVIVVDDGMATGATMRAAIHALRRQDPAGLTCAVPVAAPLAMGAISPHVDSLVCLAAPEWFEGVGQFYLDFRQVEDSQVTAALSGSSRPAPDPPPSLDP from the coding sequence ATGCCCACGCCCATTGCCCAGGCCCTGCCCTTCTCCGACCGGATCGATGCGGCCGAACAGCTGGCCCGTGCCCTGTCCGCCCACCGTGGCCGCCATCCCCTGGTCATGGCCATCCCGCGAGGCGCGGTGCCCATGGCACGGGTGATCGCCGACCGCCTTGACGGGCAGCTCGACGTGGTTCTGGTGCGCAAGATCGGCGCGCCGGGCAATCCCGAGTTCGCCGTGGGCGCCATCGACGAATCGGGCTGGTTGTATGTCACACCGCACGCGGGTCGGGTCGGGGCCGACCAGGATTACTTGCGGCGCGAATCTTCGCGGCAACTCGCGCTGATCCGCGAACGGCGCGCCCGGTACACCCCCGGACGGGGGCCCGTCGACGCGCGCGGCCGCGACGTCATCGTCGTCGACGACGGCATGGCCACCGGCGCCACCATGCGGGCAGCGATTCACGCCTTGCGCAGACAGGATCCGGCCGGCCTGACCTGCGCGGTGCCGGTGGCCGCTCCCTTGGCAATGGGCGCCATTTCGCCACACGTCGACTCGCTGGTCTGTCTGGCCGCACCTGAATGGTTCGAAGGGGTGGGACAGTTCTACCTCGACTTCCGTCAGGTTGAGGACAGCCAGGTGACCGCCGCGCTGTCCGGCAGCAGCCGCCCTGCGCCCGACCCGCCGCCCAGCCTGGATCCTTGA
- a CDS encoding DUF1501 domain-containing protein has product MKRRDLIRSALCATAGSALFTSLGGKLDLAHAAAGVSPYLRGSGYRALVCVYLYGGNDSFNTVVPTSGPEYGQYQGVRGALALSQASLLPLNPSAPPLGGGSFGLAPQLPQLRALFNQANSPLAIVANVGALLHPITRAQYLAGSVPVPAQLFSHSDQTVTWQKPAADHPSRRGWGGRLADLFHTANPNPDLSMNISVDGENVFQAGNEIVPYFVGTNGAESIPFVDSQPWNANRRNVFVALRDAAHPHPMQRQYATVMRRSMNNGVQINSALAGATPLATAFPDSHLGRQLRMVARLINARSALQMQRQIFFVGLGGFDTHDTQLSDHATQLTELDGALAAFHAATVEMGLANHVTTFTASEFGRTSTINGDGTDHGWGGHHFVLGGSVVGRRIYGRMPNLAVNGPDDAGWGQIIPTLAVDQYAATLARWYGVAPGDLATVFPNIGHFSSADLGFMAAT; this is encoded by the coding sequence ATGAAGCGACGCGATCTGATACGCAGTGCCCTGTGCGCTACCGCGGGTTCGGCGTTGTTCACCAGCCTGGGCGGGAAACTGGACCTTGCCCACGCCGCTGCGGGGGTCTCCCCGTACCTTCGCGGCAGCGGCTACCGCGCCCTGGTGTGCGTCTACCTCTACGGCGGCAACGATTCCTTCAACACGGTGGTGCCCACCAGCGGCCCGGAGTACGGCCAGTACCAGGGCGTGCGCGGCGCCCTGGCGCTCAGCCAGGCCTCGCTGCTGCCGCTCAACCCGAGCGCCCCCCCGCTGGGCGGCGGCAGCTTCGGTCTGGCACCGCAATTGCCGCAGCTGCGCGCGCTGTTCAACCAGGCGAACTCGCCGCTCGCCATCGTCGCCAACGTGGGCGCGCTGCTCCATCCGATCACCCGGGCGCAGTACCTGGCCGGTTCGGTGCCGGTCCCCGCGCAGCTGTTCTCGCACAGCGACCAGACCGTCACCTGGCAGAAACCCGCTGCCGACCATCCCTCGCGCCGTGGCTGGGGTGGCCGGCTGGCCGACCTGTTCCATACCGCCAACCCGAATCCCGACCTGTCGATGAACATCTCGGTGGACGGCGAGAACGTCTTCCAGGCCGGTAACGAGATCGTGCCCTACTTCGTCGGCACCAATGGTGCGGAGAGCATTCCCTTCGTCGACTCGCAGCCGTGGAACGCCAATCGACGGAACGTCTTCGTCGCCCTGCGCGACGCGGCGCACCCTCACCCCATGCAACGGCAGTATGCGACGGTCATGCGTCGCTCGATGAACAACGGCGTGCAGATCAACAGCGCGCTGGCCGGGGCGACACCCCTGGCGACCGCGTTTCCCGACAGCCACCTCGGCCGGCAGTTGCGCATGGTGGCGCGCCTGATCAACGCGCGAAGCGCGCTGCAGATGCAGCGGCAGATCTTCTTCGTCGGTCTTGGCGGTTTCGACACCCACGACACGCAACTCAGCGACCACGCCACCCAGCTCACCGAACTGGACGGCGCGCTGGCGGCCTTCCACGCGGCCACGGTGGAAATGGGCCTGGCGAACCACGTGACCACCTTCACGGCGTCGGAATTCGGCCGCACCTCGACGATCAACGGCGACGGGACCGACCACGGCTGGGGCGGACACCACTTCGTGCTGGGCGGCAGTGTCGTCGGCCGGCGCATCTACGGCCGGATGCCCAACCTTGCCGTCAACGGTCCGGACGATGCCGGCTGGGGTCAGATCATCCCCACCCTGGCAGTCGACCAGTACGCCGCCACGCTGGCCCGCTGGTATGGCGTGGCGCCCGGCGACCTGGCCACCGTGTTCCCGAACATCGGCCACTTCAGCAGCGCGGATCTGGGCTTCATGGCCGCCACCTGA
- a CDS encoding DUF1800 family protein, with amino-acid sequence MGIRTRRAAGCLAAMALLAGTAQAGDHLFDANFSERPEGPHSDAQAARFLTQATFGPTLAEIARLRGLGYHGWLAEQRALPPGLHLPYLQGQAAGGMDIYQNSRQEAWWLRSLRGQDQLRQRVAFALSELLVVSDQGGAIEGHPMPMALYYDQLVNGAFGNYRMLLEQVTLSPVMGHYLSMFKNRKPDPAENIRPDENYAREILQLFSVGLVRLNADGTQILVGGQPVPTYDQHTIRGFAHVFTGWNWANCPRTNGGQPWQWQWCPSGPVDWPNPGWDASWFLPMEEWEQYHASEGGKQLLAYPGVTLPSGQLPEGGTARGDMTAALDNIFNHPNVPPFIARHLIKRLVTSNPSPAYVGRIAAVFANNGAGVRGDLGATVTALLLDPEARNQPAPTSAAGKLREPLLRLTHLWRALDARADDGRYREWNTEFWLGQAALRSPTVFNFFQPDYRPPGELYQLGLDAPEFQITTDTTIASVATGLGAKVFWAWRGQPGQDPEDVVVDLGPEAEVARNVVRLVDRYDLLFMNRTMSDFMFDTLVAYLSTFPNTASGRRQRVQEAVWLIQSSPEYAIER; translated from the coding sequence ATGGGGATACGCACACGACGAGCCGCCGGCTGCCTGGCGGCGATGGCGCTGCTTGCCGGGACGGCGCAGGCGGGCGACCACCTTTTCGACGCCAATTTCAGCGAACGACCCGAAGGCCCGCACTCCGACGCCCAGGCGGCCCGGTTCCTGACCCAGGCAACCTTCGGCCCGACGCTGGCGGAGATCGCCCGCCTTCGCGGCCTGGGCTACCACGGCTGGCTGGCGGAGCAGCGCGCGCTTCCCCCCGGCCTGCACCTTCCCTACCTGCAGGGCCAGGCGGCCGGCGGCATGGACATCTACCAGAACAGCCGGCAGGAAGCCTGGTGGCTGCGCAGTCTGCGCGGCCAGGACCAGCTGAGGCAGCGGGTCGCCTTCGCGCTCAGCGAGCTCCTGGTGGTGTCGGACCAGGGCGGCGCCATCGAGGGCCACCCCATGCCGATGGCGCTTTACTACGACCAGCTGGTGAACGGCGCCTTCGGCAACTACCGAATGCTCCTCGAGCAGGTGACGCTCAGCCCGGTGATGGGCCACTACCTGTCGATGTTCAAGAACCGCAAGCCCGACCCCGCGGAGAACATCCGGCCCGATGAGAATTACGCCCGGGAGATCCTGCAGCTGTTCTCAGTCGGCCTGGTCAGGTTGAACGCGGACGGCACCCAGATTCTGGTCGGCGGCCAGCCCGTGCCCACCTACGACCAGCACACCATCCGTGGCTTCGCGCACGTGTTCACCGGCTGGAACTGGGCCAACTGTCCGCGCACCAATGGTGGCCAGCCCTGGCAGTGGCAGTGGTGCCCCTCCGGCCCGGTCGACTGGCCGAACCCCGGCTGGGACGCTTCCTGGTTCCTGCCCATGGAGGAGTGGGAGCAGTACCACGCCAGCGAGGGTGGCAAGCAACTGCTCGCCTACCCGGGCGTCACCCTGCCTTCCGGGCAGCTTCCGGAGGGCGGCACGGCGCGCGGCGACATGACCGCGGCGCTCGACAACATCTTCAACCATCCCAACGTGCCGCCATTCATCGCGCGGCACCTCATCAAGCGGCTGGTGACCAGCAATCCCAGCCCGGCCTACGTTGGCCGCATCGCCGCGGTCTTCGCCAACAACGGCGCTGGCGTGCGCGGCGATCTTGGCGCGACGGTCACCGCCCTCCTGCTCGATCCCGAGGCACGCAACCAGCCCGCGCCCACCAGCGCCGCGGGCAAACTTCGGGAGCCTTTGCTGAGGCTCACCCATCTGTGGCGCGCGCTCGACGCTCGCGCGGACGATGGCCGCTATCGCGAGTGGAACACCGAGTTCTGGCTCGGTCAGGCCGCCTTGCGCTCGCCGACGGTGTTCAATTTCTTCCAGCCCGACTATCGGCCGCCCGGCGAGCTCTACCAGCTCGGCCTGGACGCGCCGGAATTCCAGATCACCACCGACACGACGATCGCCAGCGTCGCCACCGGCCTGGGCGCCAAGGTGTTCTGGGCCTGGCGCGGCCAGCCCGGCCAGGACCCCGAGGACGTCGTGGTCGACCTGGGTCCTGAGGCGGAGGTCGCACGGAACGTCGTGCGCCTGGTCGATCGCTACGACCTGCTGTTCATGAACCGCACCATGAGCGACTTCATGTTCGACACGCTGGTCGCCTACCTGTCCACCTTCCCGAACACCGCGTCGGGCAGGCGCCAGCGCGTGCAGGAAGCCGTCTGGTTGATCCAGTCCTCGCCCGAATACGCCATCGAACGGTGA
- a CDS encoding cupin domain-containing protein, which translates to MSDRAINLRDKLALISEQWSPRVVAEMNDYQFKLVRLQGEFVWHAHADTDETFIVLEGHMILEFRDRAVAMAPGELYVVPRGVEHRPVAAGECCVLLVEPRGVVNTGDAGGTLTARNDVWV; encoded by the coding sequence ATGTCCGACCGTGCCATCAACCTGCGCGACAAGCTGGCCCTGATCTCCGAGCAGTGGTCGCCGCGCGTGGTCGCGGAAATGAACGACTACCAGTTCAAGCTGGTGCGCCTGCAGGGTGAATTCGTCTGGCATGCCCACGCCGACACCGACGAGACGTTCATCGTCCTCGAAGGCCACATGATCCTGGAGTTCAGGGACCGGGCCGTGGCGATGGCGCCAGGCGAGCTGTACGTCGTGCCTCGGGGTGTCGAGCATCGGCCCGTGGCAGCAGGGGAATGCTGCGTTCTGCTCGTCGAACCGCGCGGCGTCGTCAACACCGGCGACGCCGGCGGGACGCTCACGGCACGCAACGACGTCTGGGTCTGA
- a CDS encoding transglutaminase domain-containing protein: MRRPTCPMSVAFQVLLLAALLLLPQTGLATPARADEADEQWLRVVLEGRKVGHAHFRTLRTGGEVHTSQVIELSLGRAGVPVLMRIEERHEETAAGEPLAFFATSTLSGLTMSVSGRRRADGRFEVRSGRGDGEQGAVREIDWPSGALLAHGAELRLRNLGTRPAASTRIQLFQSLLQEAVAMDHTVIGPTWVDLPEGRLRLTEVRQVLALPDGEMVSRGWLDERLRLRRMTMDMLGQELEMIECDQACATAANQPAEILETALLTLPRPLTAGDRSRPMRLALRSERQPRDWPGIDGQRVLAIDAERWALHLRDPAGGDPVPPPVAADLARTDWLDHDDPDVRALLPSDLDGSPKAAMERLTGLVGRHIQHKTLAVGYASASDAARLREGDCTEHAVLLAALARAAGIPARVVTGLAYSTEFGGPAFVPHAWVAAWTGKSWQAFDAALPGQAQLRIAVHAGDGDPWRFYGGVEVLGDLAIEAIGALPTP; encoded by the coding sequence ATGCGCCGACCCACCTGCCCGATGAGTGTCGCTTTCCAGGTCCTCCTGCTGGCTGCCCTGCTCCTGCTGCCGCAGACCGGCCTGGCAACTCCAGCCCGGGCGGACGAGGCCGACGAGCAGTGGCTGCGCGTGGTGCTGGAAGGCCGCAAGGTGGGGCATGCCCATTTCCGGACGCTGCGCACCGGCGGCGAGGTTCACACCAGCCAGGTCATCGAACTGTCGCTCGGCCGCGCCGGCGTACCGGTGCTGATGCGCATCGAGGAGCGCCATGAAGAAACCGCTGCGGGTGAGCCGCTGGCGTTCTTCGCGACCAGCACGCTCAGCGGCCTGACCATGTCGGTGTCCGGCAGGCGCCGGGCCGATGGCCGCTTCGAGGTGCGCTCCGGGCGGGGCGACGGCGAGCAGGGTGCAGTGCGCGAGATCGACTGGCCGAGCGGCGCCCTGCTCGCCCATGGCGCCGAACTGCGCCTGCGGAACCTGGGCACGCGCCCTGCCGCCAGCACGCGCATCCAGCTTTTCCAGAGTCTGTTGCAGGAAGCCGTGGCGATGGACCACACGGTCATCGGCCCGACCTGGGTCGACCTTCCCGAGGGCCGGCTGCGGCTGACCGAGGTGCGCCAGGTGCTGGCCCTGCCCGACGGCGAAATGGTCAGCCGTGGCTGGCTGGACGAGCGCCTGCGCCTGCGCCGGATGACCATGGACATGCTGGGACAGGAACTGGAGATGATCGAGTGCGACCAGGCCTGCGCCACCGCCGCCAACCAGCCGGCCGAGATCCTGGAGACCGCCCTGCTGACGTTGCCGCGCCCGCTTACCGCCGGAGACCGCAGCCGCCCGATGCGCCTGGCCCTGCGCAGCGAACGTCAGCCGCGCGACTGGCCGGGCATCGATGGCCAGCGCGTGCTGGCCATCGATGCCGAGCGCTGGGCCCTGCACCTGCGCGACCCGGCCGGCGGCGATCCGGTACCGCCGCCGGTGGCTGCCGATCTTGCCCGCACCGATTGGCTGGACCACGACGACCCCGATGTCCGTGCCCTGCTGCCCAGCGACCTGGACGGCTCGCCCAAGGCCGCCATGGAACGCCTGACCGGCCTGGTCGGTCGACACATCCAGCACAAGACGCTGGCAGTCGGCTACGCCAGCGCCAGCGACGCGGCACGGCTTCGGGAGGGCGACTGCACCGAGCACGCGGTCCTGCTGGCCGCCCTCGCCCGCGCCGCCGGCATCCCGGCACGGGTCGTCACCGGCCTGGCCTACAGCACCGAGTTCGGCGGACCGGCCTTCGTCCCCCACGCCTGGGTCGCGGCCTGGACCGGCAAGTCCTGGCAGGCCTTCGATGCCGCCCTGCCCGGGCAGGCGCAACTGCGCATCGCCGTCCATGCCGGCGATGGCGATCCGTGGCGCTTCTACGGCGGTGTCGAGGTGCTGGGCGATCTGGCCATCGAGGCAATCGGGGCGCTGCCCACGCCCTGA
- the purT gene encoding formate-dependent phosphoribosylglycinamide formyltransferase, protein MVQIGTPLTDTATRLLLLGSGELGREVAIEAMRYGVEVVAVDRYDNAPAMQVAHRSHVVDMLDAAALRAVIEAERPNLVVPEIEAIHTATLVAMEAQGLRVVPTARATALTMDREGIRRLAAESLGVPTSPYRFVDDEVAYRAAVEALGLPCVVKPIMSSSGKGQSLVRSADDIGLAWEHAQRGGRAGAGRVIVEGFVPFDYEITLLTVRHAGGTAFCAPIGHLQIDGDYRESWQPHPMSDTALARSQEIARAVTDALGGQGVFGVELFVRGDEVLFSEVSPRPHDTGLVTLASQDLSEFALHVRAILDLPIPGIGQRGPAASVAILAEGQGRPRFSGLDAALADADTELRLFGKPVVQGKRRVGVALARGDDLEQARSKARAAAAALTIALD, encoded by the coding sequence ATGGTCCAGATCGGAACGCCGCTCACCGATACCGCCACCCGCCTGCTGCTGCTCGGTTCGGGAGAGCTGGGTCGGGAGGTGGCGATCGAAGCGATGCGATACGGTGTCGAGGTGGTGGCCGTGGACCGGTACGACAACGCGCCGGCCATGCAGGTCGCCCATCGCAGCCATGTCGTCGACATGCTGGATGCCGCCGCGCTGCGCGCGGTGATCGAGGCCGAACGCCCGAACCTGGTGGTACCCGAGATCGAGGCCATCCACACCGCGACCCTGGTGGCGATGGAGGCGCAGGGGCTGCGCGTGGTGCCCACCGCGCGCGCCACCGCGCTGACCATGGACCGAGAGGGTATCCGAAGGCTGGCTGCGGAAAGCCTGGGCGTGCCGACCTCGCCCTACCGTTTCGTCGACGACGAGGTCGCCTATCGTGCCGCGGTCGAGGCCCTGGGCCTGCCCTGCGTGGTCAAGCCGATCATGAGCTCCTCCGGAAAGGGACAGAGCCTGGTGCGCAGCGCCGACGACATCGGCCTGGCCTGGGAGCATGCGCAGCGCGGCGGCCGCGCGGGCGCCGGCCGGGTCATCGTCGAAGGTTTCGTGCCGTTCGACTACGAGATCACCCTGCTGACGGTGCGCCATGCCGGCGGTACCGCCTTCTGCGCGCCGATCGGACACCTGCAGATCGACGGCGACTATCGGGAGAGCTGGCAGCCGCATCCGATGTCGGACACCGCACTGGCGCGGTCCCAGGAGATCGCCCGCGCGGTCACCGATGCCCTGGGCGGCCAGGGCGTGTTCGGCGTCGAGCTGTTCGTGCGTGGCGACGAGGTGTTGTTTTCCGAGGTCTCGCCGCGCCCGCACGACACCGGCCTGGTCACCCTGGCCAGCCAGGACCTGAGCGAATTCGCCCTGCACGTCCGCGCGATACTCGACCTGCCCATACCGGGCATCGGGCAGCGTGGTCCTGCCGCCTCGGTGGCGATCCTGGCGGAGGGCCAGGGTCGTCCTCGTTTTTCCGGGCTGGACGCCGCACTGGCGGACGCGGACACCGAGCTGCGTCTGTTCGGAAAGCCCGTGGTGCAGGGCAAGCGCCGGGTGGGCGTGGCGCTGGCTCGCGGCGACGATCTCGAACAGGCGCGCTCGAAGGCGCGCGCGGCGGCTGCCGCCTTGACCATCGCGCTGGATTGA